A single Armatimonadota bacterium DNA region contains:
- a CDS encoding cytochrome c family protein: MKLLVLAAGVCSLAFGMFAKSPESQGTTLVVAGDLFGYLAPCGCTKPMAGGVARWASAVKALREQGETVVVVNGGLVDAVERQDELKAETLAETFKLAGADAVHLTGREARLGLGQLGSIDRLSGNALVTSSIAESPTFEYRRFIESGPFLIGAVETNPDALAAKLGESKVDPDKAVSELLSEAQAKGLAPVLLFAGDEDMARAVAKSRPGLAAIVYQGSSPPSAKAETEGSTVLLTPGEKGRVLVSVSWDGRSFRDYRVLLLGPEFKDDDDAARANLRYLDRVTEEKLLERIPRADGPDFAGSEACGDCHSDAMKVWKASGHAKALKTLEDVHHDRDPDCVHCHVVGLGSTKGFMDRATTPRLADVGCESCHGPGAAHAKDPGGAKMGTVGPKSCQGCHVGDHSPKFEFDTYWPQIRH; the protein is encoded by the coding sequence ATGAAGCTGCTCGTCCTGGCCGCAGGCGTCTGCAGCCTGGCTTTCGGGATGTTCGCGAAGTCCCCGGAGAGTCAGGGGACGACCTTGGTCGTCGCCGGAGACCTTTTCGGATATCTGGCCCCTTGTGGCTGTACAAAACCGATGGCCGGAGGGGTCGCCCGTTGGGCGTCCGCCGTCAAGGCCCTAAGGGAGCAGGGCGAGACCGTCGTCGTCGTCAACGGCGGGCTGGTCGACGCCGTCGAACGCCAAGACGAACTGAAGGCCGAAACCTTGGCCGAAACCTTTAAGCTGGCCGGGGCCGACGCTGTCCACCTGACAGGTCGGGAAGCCCGCCTTGGTCTCGGACAGCTCGGTTCGATCGACAGGCTCTCGGGAAACGCACTGGTCACGTCGTCGATCGCCGAATCCCCGACGTTCGAATACCGGCGGTTCATAGAGTCGGGACCCTTTCTGATCGGTGCCGTCGAGACGAATCCGGACGCCCTGGCTGCGAAGCTCGGCGAATCGAAGGTCGATCCGGACAAGGCGGTCTCCGAGCTGCTTTCCGAAGCTCAGGCCAAGGGGCTTGCCCCTGTCTTGCTTTTCGCCGGGGACGAAGACATGGCGAGGGCTGTCGCCAAGTCGCGGCCCGGCTTGGCCGCCATCGTCTACCAAGGGTCGTCGCCGCCGAGCGCTAAAGCTGAAACCGAAGGCTCGACGGTCTTGTTGACGCCGGGGGAAAAGGGGCGGGTGCTCGTGTCCGTGTCCTGGGACGGCCGATCGTTCCGCGACTACAGAGTCTTGTTGCTAGGCCCCGAGTTCAAAGACGATGACGACGCGGCACGGGCCAACCTTCGATACCTTGACCGCGTGACCGAGGAGAAGCTGCTCGAGCGGATCCCCCGTGCCGACGGTCCAGACTTTGCCGGCAGCGAAGCGTGCGGCGACTGCCACAGCGACGCGATGAAGGTTTGGAAGGCGTCCGGACATGCGAAGGCCCTGAAAACCCTCGAAGACGTCCATCACGACCGGGATCCGGACTGCGTGCACTGTCACGTCGTGGGGCTGGGATCGACAAAGGGTTTCATGGACCGCGCGACGACGCCGCGCCTGGCGGACGTCGGTTGCGAGTCGTGTCATGGACCAGGGGCGGCCCACGCCAAGGATCCTGGCGGCGCGAAGATGGGGACGGTCGGGCCAAAGTCCTGCCAAGGCTGCCATGTCGGCGACCATAGCCCTAAGTTCGAATTCGACACCTACTGGCCCCAGATCAGGCACTAG